ttaaatattaatatataccAATATGTTTGTTCTTATACATGAGTTTCCCTAGGAACCAACTACGAGTGTAGTCAATTAGTTGAAAAACaggtttgttacaaaaaaaattttactatgctaatttttcgaattttaaaattaaaaataaaaagaaattaactaaGTTGGCTTATATTATAGTTGACtcctaaatttattttttacatatacaAGTTTCCTTGACATTATATTATTGATCAGAGTCAAGAAAGAAACTTTCAGTCAGATCAGCTTCAATCCTCCAATCAAATAGAGGTGGCTGGTATTCACAACTGTAAAAGACTCTAACAATCAAGTCAGTTTAGGACTCAAATGATATTAAGTTTTGGGTTACATGACATATACCTAGAGTAGTGAAGGTTTCGCCTATTATTTATAGTGTTGCACTTGACTATGGAGATATATTTTATTAGCTGATTTCTGGTGGGATATAGTTTGATTTCGATATTATTTTGCCCTCAAGAGACATTCTAGCCAGAGTAGAGATTCCAATGCCATCCTAGATATTGGGCTATAACGAATTCTGAGGTCACATAAGAAATTTTTTTGGCTATGtacaaataaatataagaagaaTGGAACCTAATCAATAAGAAGATGgtttaattttgtataattattaattaggagGACAATTTAATGCTAAATTTTTATGGCGAGTGTTAGAATGCAGTATTaagttttgattgatttaaTTTACTAGGGTGTGCCATATTTGTGCCTTACAAGTTATACTTTCAGGGTAGCACCTATGATGCACGGACACTGATACGGATACGGGATACTACATGATATGGGACACGTCGTCAcgcgaattttaaaatataagggacacgtatatatataaaatataaagtattttttagataaatcgtaataatattttgatatgttattgatattaataatttatactatatctaaatttattttaaaaaaatatattaaaaataagattggATACGCTGACACATGATAATATATTTAAGTGTGTTCAAGCGTGTCGGTAAGTATCGTGTTCGAAATATATCCGATATACGGACATGAAAACTCAGCAAAGTATCCATACTTCTTAGGTAGCACCAATATAAAACATATTGTCAATTCTTTATTAAAagtacatatataaaaaaataacacacCCAAACACGACAAGTTATAAAACTAATTAGTTGACATGCATACATATTCAGATATTCTGATATTCATATCAACCATCCACTATAGATTGGAAATTGACTTGATAGGTTTTTGTTTATCTTTGATCTGAAGTATTCCATGAAGCTCTTTCTCAAACCTTTTCATTGCTTCTTCTGGCAGACAAATTAAAACAACTCTCCCGTACTCTCCTTTAGAATTAGTATATGGAATAAAGTAGCTCAAACCAGGAACATCATCTATACCAGCCTTATCTGGTCCAATATACAAAGGCTTACCCCATCCATAATCCACATCTCTTATCTCAGATTTTGTGATGTCTGACACTATAAAGGACCCTGTCAAGGAAAGTGCAGGCCTTCCCTTAATGGCCATTAGATCAGCAGTAGAGTGAACATACTCCTCACTTGcttctttctttgctttcttcaccAACTCCAATGCATAGCTCAAGGGCCGCCCGCATAGCTTCGCCACAGTGGAAACTGCCGCAGGAAGCACAAAAGCGTTGCCATAATACCCTTCAGGTAGTGGAGGATTAAGCCTGTCACAAGAATAATGGTATTagcaaaagagaagagagaatcaattaaaaattaatcttcttttaatagttattttaacCTGCAAGGTTCAAAACGTGCATTGGCTACACACATGAAGCGAACCTCTTGATTAGGGTTTTGCCAATGCAGTGCAGCTGTATGACAACGCCAGAGGCATGCAGTGAGGACATCGAAGGTGTTGGAAGATTGAGCAATGTGAGGAGGGAGGAGGAAGCGCATTGCATCAATCTCTTTGGAGCCAAAGAAGAAGGAAGCATGGCAGGGTTTGAAGGAGGCACTTTTGTTGTCGTCTTGAAGGGGTAGTTGGTTGTATTCAGGGTGAATGTACGTGACTCTTGGAGGGTCTCTGGCACAAAGAAGCTCCCTACACCACACTGGGAGGATCGAAGGCTTTCCTGCACCTTGGGCTATTTCTGCTATGCCTTTTAAGAattgcataaatccacttccatcACACATTGTGTGGTTCACACGAATAACAAAGATGAAGCCGCCACATTTGAGCCGTGTCACCTGCCAATCCGTTCATTCATATAATATATCATCACTATCTCCGttacaaattacaaatattatttttctcataccataaaactataaaattgTTACCCTAAAAAGTAATATTAGACGcctaacaaaatttattatttttaaattagttattaatgttaaaaatatagACTAAAAATATGTTGttagattattaaattaaaagaattaaattaataattaaaaataggaataagtattgttttggtccctaacgttgaGAGTTAGAATCGAAACTGTCtccaacataattttttatttagaatcattcttaagctttttttctttttaaaatcgtcctttttagtaaaattttttattttataactaaaCTACTcatattctaataaaaaaaattataaaattttaaaaaaagaaaaagacgagACAGTGGAAGAGGGGAAGCCACTGCCATAGCCGTCGCCGCCACCATCGCGACACTTACATCATTGTCGGTCCGTCCACGAGCCACCGCCAGAATCGCGAACAAATGACCGTTCATGCATGCTTCTGCCGCCGTGGAGTACGTCGCCAGGAAGGGGAGCCCGACGCAAAAAGGGCGGCGCacgaaggagagagagagggatcCGATGCTGAGCTGGTCCGTGCACGCTCCGTCGCCGATCCGCGGGTGATGGGTGGCCGAGGAGAGAGAGGGATCCGAGGGTAGAGTGCACCGCCGGTCCGCGCACGCTCCGTCGCCGCCGCTGGTAATGGGTGGACGAGCTTTCGCTGCCGAAAAACGCCGCTGCCGCTTGAGATGGCTGCTGGAtgcatcatcttcttcttcttctgcgtCTGTCTATTTTTGCTTCtgctttgtttttgttcttctttcgattttgattttaatttattatttttttgattgattttgttcTTGAATTTAATGCTGAATTTAAATGTCTTATTGTTGATGTTCTTGAATCTGATTATTAGTATTTAATGGAAGGGAAGTGGTGATGGTGGAGTAAGAGaggtggtggtgatggtggtaAAGGTGCTGGTGATAGtggagggtatttttgtccgtaaaaaattaaaagtacgattttaatacgaaaaaaatattaaggataattctagataaaaaattatattgagaaCAGTTTCGATTCTAACCCTCAACGTTAGGGAGCAAAACAATACTTAAAACTTAAATatactaacaaaaaataataaattctgttaTTATTCCTTGagtgtttttcttttaaaaattacgatggactaataaaaataatattacatatataaacaaaaaaatcaacctAATTAGAAAGCCAACACACCAATTGCAGGTAACAAATtcatttattcaattattttaaaattatttttttatattttatttctttttcttcctctcaacctgacaatttttttatacactCCAATGCCACTCCTCCACAATTGACCACTAGTACATTTTTTTACTGTCATTCTACCACTACTTTCGATCACGTTCAATCTTAAGTCTTAATCctcctaaattttaaactcttaaatttaaaaaattaaactgtaAATCTTAATTTCTATTCTCTaaatcagttttattttatgttgTTTCACTTTTTTATACCtaaattttggatattttattatttatatttttttaattgttggcTAATTTTTAAATAGTTGACTGAATTAATGTTAGTTCATCAgattttttgaacaaaaattaGGGTTGAAAGTGAATCGACCTGAGCCAAATTAGACCGAGCTCAAGTTCGACTCACGACTTGACTCGTTAATAATCGAACCTATTTCTTAAACTCAAATTCGCTTCACTAAAAGCTCACAAGTTGGCTCGAACTCACGAGCTAGCTTAAATAATAGTAACATAAcctataattctatatcaataaattatacaacttatatattttaaaaaaattttaaaaaatcaattttacataTTGTTTATCtgtcaataaattataaattttttatttatatcctacatcaaaattatatataaaaataaatataaattttaaataattaagatcattaatatatataattatatattactattttatatgcatatatataatattaaaagtatagattatatatatatataatcgaacCAACTCACAAGTTAATGAGTTGAACTTATTCAAACTCAAGCTcaactcatttaatttatgagttcAATTTCAGGTTTAAATTTGGCTCACCAGCTCACGAATTTAGCTTATTGATCTATTAACGAGTCAAGCTCGAACTAACTCATGAATTGGCTTGACTCACTTTCAAcccaaacaaaaatatatacacTATAAAAAAAACTAGCTTTCATGGTAATaatattatgatattttttagttaattagttttttGTAGTAATGAtatatttatcattattattatatattattacaatgataaattattaagttttatgactattaaacatttttttgttGCCAATCATTATAATtgtcattaaaaatttttagccacaaaatataaaataattattgattcATTAAGTATAAATGTAGTATTAGCAGCTATTTTTATGGTTactaaaaacaaattaattactaccaaaaataattttataatgttaggtggataaaaaaaatagtcagaacttgcattatttagtatttattaattgtcgtaacaattaatgaatgttaaataagacaaattatGGCTATTTTTGGCTGATTTTCTTTGGTTACCAACCATTTTCGTTTTATAATAATAGGACCAGCTTGtgtgtataatttaattaaccTGAAAAAGCAGGAGCGGAGAGTTAATAATTCCATCATGGGAAGATGGAACATCGCAGAGGAGCTCATCAAAGCAAGGAAATGGAGGCAGAAAATCAACACCAAAATGGTCAAGTGTAACATCTGCATCAGCTTCCATGAACAACACACCTTCTCCAGTACAATCCACCATAAGTTTTCCCCTAGGACCTTCCCTAAGTCTCCCAGCAAATGGATAATAGAATACTAGTGCTTTGGACAACGCTTCCCTGATGACATGGGCAGGGTCTTTACCTGCCATTGAAGCCTGATATGGAAAGATCTGAACCACTGTATAGTGGATGCGTAGAGCTTGTTGGTCATCAATGTCGGAGAGAAGCTTAAGCTCATGGGGAGTGGGTCCAGCTGGTGCAACTAATTCTGCTGGCTTCCTTGTTACTTTAAACACCATagatgatgttgatgatgatgatttctGGAGAaccattttgtatttttatgtgAATTAAAGTAAGAATCCAAGGTTTGGTGTTTGATGAACAAATTGAGATGTGTTGACAGTAAGAGTATTAATGTAAGCCAGAGAAAAATCAGAGAAGTGAAAACTGAATGAATAAAACTTGATTGAATTCATTACAGCGTATACAACGAGAGAAAGTACTATTTATATAGAGAACTAAACTAGTTTGCTATGTATGTGActtgatttttgttttgttaaaaaataattacttaatttttatCGAGGCTTAGATTATTGTCAAATATTGCTGACGGCTTTGTACACACTCCAATGCTACTGTGTCGGTACTCGAATTTACTCAATCTCTTGAGTTAAAACTAAGTCAGCCTAATTCTCAGTACTTAGCAAAAAAATTAAGTATacaagagaacacaagagaaaaGAAGTTTTAGTGGAAAGAACACTTTATTATTTATGTGTTTGTTATAAATGATTCATACATAACTCACACTAACTCTCACCTCCTATTTATAGTCATCCACATCCTtaatggatggttaggattaaatctaatcaacggtCCAGATTAATTATCTAGAACCTTCATTACAAAAATCTGTCATACTATAATTTTCTAAATACTTCTAGATTCTTCCATACTACTCTTCATACTCCTATATACATCCACATTCTTCTAGAATACTCTATGACCTTCCAgagtcttctagaaccttctagaGAATTCTGGGACCTTTTAGGACGTTCTAAAACGTTCCAAAACCATCTAGAGCATTCTCAAacactttaaaaaattatacaaacacTGTTAAATCCAATCTTCTAAAATTTACCGTGACATGCTGTTGATTAAAGTTTTGGCAGTCGTAAAGCatttaaaataactttaaataaaaatttttgattttattcgtttaataaattatcatgtattaaattttttacgcataacataaattaaaagtattatttttattaaaaaataatattgttatATTCTTGAAATGGTTACTTTGACGTTAAAATActaatttgttaatttatttaaaatttaaattttaacaaaaattttattaaaagattattttatttttattattttttataaattttataataattttttcttccattttattattattttgatattttttattttacgaatttaataattttttacaagTTGAGCttttatttacaatttttataatttttttaataatttttatttttaaagatttatattttaatttattaattcttatggtcaattattttatttttagtctaataatttttatttatttttgaatttttttattattcatctacgttttctaaaatatatattttatctgtgatcaaataaataactttTATATGATGCAATAAATGAAGTTAAAAATTATGAAGGTTTAGTTGGAACGAACTTTTAAATGATTCGTGAAACTTGCTAGCTCTTGAAAACTTACGAGCACTTGCTAGAAGTTTTTTGTGTGACATAACAAGTGCATCTTCTCCATAACGTATTAGTAATCTAGCTAATCAATTAGAGTTTTGGATTCGCACCTccatatttaatttgttttatactATATCTATTCgttatgattttttatgatgctcttaaaaaaaagatttgtatTAGCTTTCGtattttctctttatatttactatattattatttttgacctTACAATTTTATCTGATAAGATTAGATCGGATTTAGCAAATTTGAGTTCGGATTTAGCTAAATTCTTCGGATTGGCTTGGCTATTAAGCTTTTCGAAGAATAAATCCGATCCgatcttttaattaaaataaaaaataaattaacttaaattaaaacaaaaagcaGCGCAAGGAGATCTAGAAACAGCATATTCAAATAGTATATGTAGAATAAAAACAGAGAGCAGATATATATTCAagcaaataataacaaattaattcaataaaaaaattaaagaaacagtaTATACACACACTGTGGGTAACTCAACTAGATCAATTGGGGTGGAGAGGTCTATGCTAATTTTCAGCTTGAAAGGTTTTAAACTTGCAAGtagaaatataaatatgatcttagatagattttatatttgataggatttagagtttaaaccttattttatttattgtcaccTCTACCTCTAACCTAGAGTGTGCTGCACTGTT
The Arachis duranensis cultivar V14167 chromosome 5, aradu.V14167.gnm2.J7QH, whole genome shotgun sequence genome window above contains:
- the LOC107489646 gene encoding 13-hydroxylupanine O-tigloyltransferase-like, which codes for MVLQKSSSSTSSMVFKVTRKPAELVAPAGPTPHELKLLSDIDDQQALRIHYTVVQIFPYQASMAGKDPAHVIREALSKALVFYYPFAGRLREGPRGKLMVDCTGEGVLFMEADADVTLDHFGVDFLPPFPCFDELLCDVPSSHDGIINSPLLLFQVTRLKCGGFIFVIRVNHTMCDGSGFMQFLKGIAEIAQGAGKPSILPVWCRELLCARDPPRVTYIHPEYNQLPLQDDNKSASFKPCHASFFFGSKEIDAMRFLLPPHIAQSSNTFDVLTACLWRCHTAALHWQNPNQEVRFMCVANARFEPCRLNPPLPEGYYGNAFVLPAAVSTVAKLCGRPLSYALELVKKAKKEASEEYVHSTADLMAIKGRPALSLTGSFIVSDITKSEIRDVDYGWGKPLYIGPDKAGIDDVPGLSYFIPYTNSKGEYGRVVLICLPEEAMKRFEKELHGILQIKDKQKPIKSISNL